Within Topomyia yanbarensis strain Yona2022 chromosome 2, ASM3024719v1, whole genome shotgun sequence, the genomic segment attttgactaggttgtacattatttaaacttttaatgccatgatttcaaaaatcgttgggtttatctattggaatctattcttagaagtgtTTCGGGGCAATATGCGCAAAGATATTTTCCACTCTATGTTTCGTTTCGGTTGAAGTCGCATCCGAGTAATAataatgcttttaagagggtcagaaatatttaaagctgtaaaAATACATTCCACAAtatcagagaaatttatgaggCCAGCGCTGGTTTACTTTTCTgactgagatatgggaacacttagggtttttgatgttcctggaagtgctggaaaCTAATTTTCTGAGACCGGAAGTGACTAatttcggttttgcaccagtacttccacGAGTAATTATTTTGAGAGAACTTAAAGAGACTCCTTCTGGTCTAAAAGCCTTTTTTGTAAACAGCGACGCTTGGGGGAGGAAAAGCCCttcctttttctttttcttctaggcacagcagaagatgtttccTTTCACAGTCGCCCTCGTCAGCAAACAAGTTAGTACAGATGTTAGTAGGTTCCAATGGTGTAGCTGtctagcatttctgcaaaagcaCGCGTTTAAGTTTCTCCtcacgctgtttgtacgcgggacgtgtcgggagatcatgtgggtttcctccacagtaaatacactttttaacattccttccacaggaatcatccacataattcccaccgcatttcccacaacgaaccGTATCGCTACAATGAGAGGGTGTGTATCCCAATTCTTCGAAGgcagtacagttcatgacccgcggcaaaAAAGGCGAACAGCTAGACGAACATTGTCAAAGAAGTCAGAGCCGTAGCAAGGGACCGGAAGAAAAAGTAATCAATCTAAGCTTGCTCGGTTGACCTTTTCCACACTGTTCTAAACTGTCTTCCTTCATCTTCCTTCATCGTcgccagagctgcaaattttcaacagtttgttttgaacttgaaggaggaaaaattctcaaatcatgccctactatgttcaattcgcagttgttcgtttccattattcattcaaacagccgacctgctcaatcattttccattcattttcaatttcattgacactgtgaatatctctttactggggtattgactaggtttttcaagaaaaactactctgaacatagttcttactgttcctgtaagcttgaaaatgcaaaacatgacgacatttaacctaaactggcctctacagagcagatgacagctttggttggtgaatgaaaaagcatcaatttgaaatgaagacgtacgattcagttatgaaaatcccgccaacttgaaagtgaatatttgagggaggctttgaatttgaatcatggctTAGGCGCGAGGAGAAATGAGCAGGCGAAGAAATCAACGAGATGTCAGCTGTCTCCGTCGAAACCAATGATGTACGCGAGAGTACTCGGTATCTTAGAAATTGGGCGTTACGCGAACCCCGTTTATCGCCAGATTTCATAATTACCTGTCTAACATGTCTGCACAAGATCATGAGCACCTTCATCACTACATGCGCAAGGGCCCACTATGAGAAGAATAGCATCCTGACGCATGACTATCAGATAAGGTATAGAGAAAGCTCACCGGAAGAGACGTACCATACTTTCTACGTGGACAATATCAAGATCTATGCTAACTCGATAGAACGACTTGGTGGAGTCATCAAACTAGCTGAAAAAAATTGGGGGCGACATCGGCAGGGTGTTTGTCCTAGAGAAATGCCGATCTGTTCAGCTACTATCAGGGCGATTGGTCGAGACTGAAGACTGCGAGATCGTCGAAGGTGAGATGATTCGGGACACGATTCGCGGCGAATCATATCAGTATATCGGATTTCTGCAGCTCCCTGGGATTCGCGACACCGACATCAAGCTTAAGCTCCGAAATAACGTTCTGGAGCCAAGTAAACTGTATGTTGAAGTCTTTCGTGAACGCTGGGAATAAAGTCAGAGCAATCAACACGTTTACTGTCCCCGTATTAACCTACAGTTTCGGCGTCATCAAATAGAGTTGGTCAGTTCAGCTCTGGAAAATCTCGACAGAAAATTGAGGAAGGCGTTTAGAACAAGCAGGAATGCGCCATCTGTAGTCGGCGCTGAAAAGATTCACATTGCCACGGGATAAAAGAGGACAAGAAATGCAGGTGCGACGGCTGCGAGAATAGTTTGTAGAAAATACCAGCCGACATGGAGTATATCAAGCAGTGTGTGTTGCGAACCGCAACTATAGCACAAGCGAACTACAATCTTAAATGCATTTTGCAGATTACGGAGGATGTAGATAGCTGTGCACGGTGCCCATCTACACCAGTTGGAGCAGCCGTACGTCGACAAGGCTGCATCTATCCTGTAGTTCAAGCGAGGTAAGCTCTCTTTAGTGATCGAGTCCGACATGACTGCCATCCACCACAGGATAATGCCGTTGAGGAATTGCAGGTGGTATGTTTGCCACCAAGACGTCGAGGATAGATGCCGGATCTGCCATTCATCGCACGAAACCAGCGACCACGTTATGGCAGGATACTGCGTACTAGTCAACGCAGCCTATACCGACCGTCACAACTGCGTTGCTAAAATTTCTGGTCGAAATTTCTCCACTTGCCCCTTAGGTTGCTATGGCTCTGGCGAAGGAGTCTAAGTTTACATATGTCCTCTTTCCGTCAGCTcacaattcagactcgaatcgaaGACTACCCCATAAACTTTAACCCGGCTAGCTGGTATATACACTCTTTACTCCTTCGTGAAGGGTGTCGTTtgcagcaatatcgtttgcctgattcaaactatttaccaccaccggaagcttatcagggcatattttcgatatttctgtcacggccgaatatcattccgtcagaactcgagaaatctgcagattcaaacactttttgtcgtcggtccggaagaagatcatgTAAGGCCCGGTGATTGAGCATGGATAAACCTTGAGcaggggagccgattttgtttcgatatTCATCTCAGCTTGAGATGAACCACTGTCAgtggaagtcatttttgcacgggacTCCTGCCCAGTACACGTTAGTGGGAGAACCAAGAAAGGTAAACGTATAATAATAACGGTACTTAACTTGTGTATATAACGGTATTCAAACGGCTTATTTGAAAAACACTGCTACGCTGGTCACTGGCCGGATAACGGTAAACTCAGAAACTTAAACACAAAAGAAGAGGAAAATACTGAAATCTCCACAAAGCGAAGAATACGCTGAATAACCTAGGctgcggattagcactattctttatGAAGTTACACTGCACGGCCGGGAAAGATAAACCGATCGATCCGAGAATCACAGATCGATTAAAAAATAATTGTATCGGCCTAATGTGACCCGATATGCTTTAAATACTTTTAATATTTCGGGAAAAGGAAATTAGGAACATTCGGCGATGTTCCACTAAACGGGACGGTCGTCATAAATCGAGCAAGGtatgattattttgcaatttaaatccAACAGTTACCGGATTGTGCAAGAAATTATATATACCATTATATATACACATTTCCGATTGTAAGAAATATTGTTTCATTGCATCGAAGGCCATAGAaataatgtttattgttttctcCTTTTCCACTCCAATGTACGCATCATTCTACCGTGTTGAATCTAAAAAGATGCACAATCAGTGAGTATAAATATGGTATAAGTCATGTTTGTTTTATAAATTGCAGTTGATAACAGGCAGATTGAACTATTAGATAAACAATAAAAGATAAGAACGAATTCAAATGAATGACTTCAAATGATAATATCTTATACGCTTACttttaaataaaagaataatatatttttcctacgTATTATGATTATCCCTGTACATTttgaatattaaatattaatcgTTGTACTCTTTCAACCACCAACTATTCATCGATAATGGAAAAGTATCCCAGTTGACTGAGTTGCCTGAAAATTTCGACAAGTCGCTTGTCTACTGCTTCTCCACCACTAACCATGGTCCAGTGTTTCATCTCTGGTGAATCAAGGTCCTTCGCGAAATGGTAAGAAAGCTGTGCACATTCCTCTTCCGGACTCATCATCCACGGTAGAAAATGTGCCGCAACCAAACCTCCATAGAGACCGAATCTAGTCAAATGTTTCTTGAAATTATCGAAAGTGTAGGGCTCCAACCGTTTGTCATCCGGTTCACATTTTAAAATACCGGTTAATGTTTGCAGGAGACTTTCGTGGTATTGTTCAAGCAGAGGGTTCCACATAAGCTCTCTCAGACCGGTTGGCATACTCATGCAcatgaaaaatgttaaatcgatCGAAGGAGTGCCGTAGCGGTTTTCTTGAAAATCGAACATTCGAATGTCGACTGGTTTCCCGTCTTCGTACTTGAAAAGAACATTGTTCCGGTTGTAGTCGCCATGCAAAATTACAGAATACTCGTTCCGCTCCAAAAACTTCTGCAGGAGATGAACAGGTGATTTACCGTACTTGTTTCGTAATTTGCTAATATCGAGTTTGAACTGTTCGCTATCCAGTACCTTTGGGTGTGCATCTATATATTCCAGCACTCGCTCTAGTCCCAGTCGTATTAATACGGCATAGCTATGGAATTCTTTTTCACCCTCCACAAAGTTCAATGGTGTTATTCCCTGTACAAGCCGATCTaaatttttatcttttattATTCTCATTGCATACGTGCATGCGTGGAACTGAGCGATTTTTCTAGCCATCAGCACCAGATGGTCTTTATCTAAATCATTTCGCGGTCCAGATATGAACCCTTCAAATGAAATGTTCTCCATTGCAAGTATCGTTTCATATTGATCACTGTACTCTGGAAACTTTCCCGCAGCAGCAAATACTACTCGTGGGCACCACTCATTGCCACTGATAAGGCTGCCACTAGAAAGAAGTAGTTGTTTAAAATACGGCAGTACTTCAGAATATATGTAAATTTCATTCGAGAATTGAATGATTGCTTTGCAGTTCTCGCGAAATGAGTCGTCCCCTTTCATCACCTTCACCATGAGATTTAATGTTTCCTCCTCACTAGAAAAAAACATTTAGTAATCATTATTATATTGTTTGCAGGTATTTAGAATCATACCCCAGTTTCCCCCTTCTCACTACCAATACTAAGCGATGAATAGTTGACATAAATCCATCCAGTTGCTCCGGAGTAGTTAATTCCACCTTCAGTATCTCGTCCCCATCGCGATTTAACTGCTGCAGTATTTTACCTGGCAGAACCGTTTTCAGATATTCGGTCTTCTTTTCTTCCGACATTATGAACCGAACGAATTATTGTCAGCACAACGATAGGACTTCAACCAACACGTTCCGAAACAGGCAGTCAACTGCCAACATGCTAAACCGACACTAACAATTTGTAAATATCGATGCTGATGTTTAGAATGTTAGCACCGACTACCGTATCGAAAATTTGACACATGTAAAGAAATTGGTGCTATCTGATGCAGTGCTGCAAAAAGTTGATGATTCGAGAAGCGAACATTCAAATTGAAAGCTTTCGATATGTCGATTGTAATGAAAACTCTGTTATTACTAATGGAATCAGTAATATACTTTTAGCCAGTGTATCTGTAAAGGGATTATTGTGGCAATTTGCCTGCCCGTCATTTTTCTCGGATCCTGTTTCAAATTGTTTGTAAATACTCGGTTTTTCTGAGCTTTCGAAATCAAGCACTTGCATTATGACGATTCGATAACTGAAACTGTGCCACCTATGTGTCAAGTAGACTGGAAAGCTTTGTTGGACGACTTTCAATGCGCACGCCTCACATTGGTGACTTGGTGCAAAATTCGCCTCGGGATGGTGCACTGCTTTCCAGTTTATGAACTATCGAGCAGATGGCGATTCCAGCTCGTTTCGTTTTCATACAATAAATAGGTATGTTTGATAAGTGTAGGATTTGATCCCATTAAAACATTACGCaaataatattattttaaataaattcatataaaaatattaaggggttatatagcctttaaatttttgtaaaggtatgtagccatatttgTATTGAATACTTGTTATACGTACTGCGTTGTACAATGTTTATTTGGGAAATCAGCTtaagaatataaaaatatactaATAATTCAAAGTTATAACAATTTAcgcaaattcttttttttttcaaacaggCAGTCCAACAGCCCAACTGAAAGCATAATACCAAACAAATTTTATTAGTATAGGAATTTGTGGAGTGCTTGAACGATTGATTCAAAAAGATTAAAAAAGGTTAAAATTTGGGCAAAAAATGGAATCATTGAAGAACGCGGTAAATAAAacatgaataataaaaaaagttaaaatggtCGATAACTTTTTGGAAATCCTGGTCACTACaaagacatttttgaaaaaaaaaaaatagtttaaaataatcgcgtttaaagtttcaaatatAAGCCACACCTCTGTAAgagagcaagatgaaaaacgctatagcTTTGCTTCtactagacctgtgcgccgccgcgccacgccgctgccgccggtaaatttcaacaaacgccgacgccgaaaggtagaccgcttttttctcacgccgacaattcgcgaactcgaaaatcattagctcataattttatccataaatctatgaacattgtctatggtccgaacatacgacgttaactgattcatgatttatcacatattgatctttatttggtattagtggttgtgaattagatcactaagttaacaaagtcttgatattttctcgaaaatcattacacgacactcggaatataattcatggatccattcttgctttgtcaactggttatgattgcgagcatataagttacaattcaccattcgtgaaatggtgcacaaattaaaaaaaaacacatccactttcaagatatagttgACTCCTTATATGttagacacgattcaccagtcgagctcgtgaaattgttcatgatatagttcataaagtaataaatctttcacataatcttaatatacttacgtaaacaattacaaagaattcagactattattcatggattattcgctttactctttggttttgaaatttctatgtgagctattgtgtacaactgctagcaaccagtctcataggcgcgagtattacaaggaaactactaggacctgtaaccagggttgccactatttttcaaagaaaatctggcagttcaattaaaaatatctggcaaaatctggcacttgacagcgacctcataatcatcgaaatttggcatatattttagttttcgtagaatgtgcatcaatcgatttttgtaaaatttgggacatgtttacccaaatttccaaaatgtgtatgtagccgcttccaaaacttaaaaatctgaCAGAATGAGaaatttgtctttttgtctagAAGCTGCCAAAACttctggctgtgccagataaatctggcataatggcatccctgcctgtaaccctgttattcttttgttaagattcagtgtaattttcgaaattaaatgaaactgcgctaagcaccaaaaatacattacctagccacaattcatgtccgtgaaataattaagaaaactataagacacgtgactctgtgtaaaaaaatccgacggtaagctcaagactaaaatatcacgataacacgacgagaatttacgaaaatcgttgcacaatCATTCAATTCTTTACTTTTTCAGTCAATAAAGCtaatataaatcaatgtatcatcaagttatgaactagaatcataaaaatattaaaattattttcgaggtttatttatcattgattgaatcgtgacctattttgaaatttttttcttgaagaatagttgggcagagtgatcttgacttttagcGACGTTGGTGcactgatgtggcgatgcagagggtaagatttctggtcGCATAAATTATTAATCGTGtcatctagccccactcaagaaagattttcagtggcaGTTGCATCAGCCCGGTATTACAGACAAAgaggacgtaacacgagatgaattttcatcactcgtaggtaaaacggtcgatttaaattacaaaaatgcgcAATATCAGCGAACGTGGCGTTAGTGaaaagattttgacacagagctaaatacGTTACTTAGTTTCTGCACCTATCCGAAAACGTtaccgtctttttaatctcatgcaaacaaaaaaaatgggctgaaaatgtgaaactcattcttgtcgaagtgagcAAGGCGGGAGtagttcacaaccatttcttaagttacaacacgatacCGATctgtgagtaagcacataacaggatgttagtaaattaattgattcggtgtatcgaatctgaatagatgtatgcaatggattagaatttgaagatccccggaactgctggagaaattggcggtgtgcaggtgcaacgaaaactagagatacgctcagaccatttttaATCAGACTTGTTTAATGATCAGCTTCAACCCAACAGGAGCTGaaacatcaagtcgtggaattattatgaatgataataactgtatatttaggtttcgtcagggtgcagatctgtatgattccagcacatcgagcatactttgcattcAAGATATAAGCAAATCTTAcgttgaaagaaaatgtagtgccatgGAATCGAATATGCCTTATCATCGCGGACATTtggtacttacaagaagtaaaagtaaacgccaGCCTGTAAAATGAAGTAATCCCAGCAAAGTTCAGCCGAAATTGAACTGGAAATTTGGCttgttccagttcgtacacgggatccagtggcacaaccgattctaactagaatcggatgTGTCACTGTAGCaggaatgcgaactggaaccagccaggattccggttcatttccggctgagcttaactgggatgtttctaccttgaaaggtgtccttacacgataattaaaagtgatatttctgcgcagtaatgccattaataaCGCCTCCTGTTAGGGTAC encodes:
- the LOC131683753 gene encoding uncharacterized protein LOC131683753 — translated: MSEEKKTEYLKTVLPGKILQQLNRDGDEILKVELTTPEQLDGFMSTIHRLVLVVRRGKLGEEETLNLMVKVMKGDDSFRENCKAIIQFSNEIYIYSEVLPYFKQLLLSSGSLISGNEWCPRVVFAAAGKFPEYSDQYETILAMENISFEGFISGPRNDLDKDHLVLMARKIAQFHACTYAMRIIKDKNLDRLVQGITPLNFVEGEKEFHSYAVLIRLGLERVLEYIDAHPKVLDSEQFKLDISKLRNKYGKSPVHLLQKFLERNEYSVILHGDYNRNNVLFKYEDGKPVDIRMFDFQENRYGTPSIDLTFFMCMSMPTGLRELMWNPLLEQYHESLLQTLTGILKCEPDDKRLEPYTFDNFKKHLTRFGLYGGLVAAHFLPWMMSPEEECAQLSYHFAKDLDSPEMKHWTMVSGGEAVDKRLVEIFRQLSQLGYFSIIDE